From a single Nakaseomyces glabratus chromosome F, complete sequence genomic region:
- the COQ4 gene encoding ubiquinone biosynthesis protein COQ4 (CAGL0F05423g~Ortholog(s) have role in ubiquinone biosynthetic process and mitochondrial inner membrane localization) gives MLQSTKVTKSVLTNVLRVEQRRGFLLSGAAVALGSTYIFGRDAKLADAMDRGELHNKNEDYAKLRAERTEQRIKALSNNRPMEPRYEGHVPLYLHEKMLLFAISGIRAFFHPENGINIVQLGEATAFPIFLENLKQTMLADETGRRILRDQPNVRTDILDMDKLSKLPKNTFGYTFYKWLEKEKVSPDTRAPVTYIDDPIHAFVFKRYRQCHDFYHALNDLPIIIEGEIIVKALESANMGIPMATLGWMLAPLRLKKAQRDRLYGTYLPWAIKTGLTCKPLINVYWEELLEKDVEELRQELGIKMPPDLRAMRAKRKAMIKRLNEKYQKN, from the coding sequence ATGTTACAATCAACTAAGGTTACGAAGTCGGTGCTGACAAATGTGTTAAGAGTGGAGCAAAGACGTGGATTTTTATTAAGTGGTGCTGCTGTAGCTCTGGGTAGCACATACATCTTTGGAAGAGATGCTAAGCTAGCTGATGCTATGGATCGTGGTGAGTTGCATAACAAGAACGAAGATTATGCGAAATTAAGGGCAGAGCGTACTGAGCAACGTATTAAGGCCTTGAGCAACAACAGACCTATGGAGCCACGATATGAAGGGCATGTGCCTCTGTACCTTCATGAAAAGATGCTACTTTTTGCTATTTCTGGTATTAGGGCCTTTTTCCACCCAGAGAACGGTATTAACATTGTCCAGTTAGGTGAGGCAACTGCATTCCCAATATTCTTGGAAAATCTAAAGCAAACGATGCTTGCCGATGAAACTGGAAGGCGCATCCTTAGGGATCAGCCAAACGTCCGAACTGATATTTTAGATATGGATAAGCTATCAAAGTTACCAAAGAACACTTTTGGTTACACTTTTTATAAATGGCTAGAGAAGGAAAAGGTCTCGCCTGATACTAGAGCACCAGTCACATATATTGACGACCCAATCCATGCTTTTGTGTTCAAGAGATATAGGCAATGTCACGATTTTTACCATGCCTTGAATGATTTGCCAATTATCATTGAGGGGGAAATTATTGTAAAGGCATTAGAATCTGCAAACATGGGTATCCCAATGGCTACTTTAGGTTGGATGTTGGCTCCACTAAGATTGAAAAAAGCACAAAGAGACAGATTATATGGAACTTATTTACCTTGGGCGATCAAAACAGGTTTGACTTGCAAGCCACTTATTAATGTCTATTGGGAAGAGCTTCTTGAAAAGGATGTGGAAGAATTGAGACAAGAACTTGGTATCAAGATGCCACCTGATCTAAGAGCTATGAGAGCTAAGCGTAAAGCAATGATAAAGCGTCTCAATgagaaatatcaaaaaaactAG
- the RAV2 gene encoding Rav2p (CAGL0F05445g~Ortholog(s) have role in cellular response to biotic stimulus, cellular response to starvation and filamentous growth of a population of unicellular organisms in response to biotic stimulus, more), producing the protein MTTEVYAYDYFGNKEQCGAENDWEVEVEWLIKEIIKPDLPNIIDNFSMCLEMLQSEQEFVMPLSNGKEESKNSGSPIVKGIMVRQGEFIIDFQVMMSFGQFKKGKQIVAKMKPSQKYLLVQFSTTIMKLKDILIKLQNLQMIEDIEEFYNVLESALEELNDCIDTLQNPPHGLTFPGNNNGPIKQMFDDYDNLFESTHHQIALDITIFRNELCVEFKNLTKVTRPPWDQVDLRTGKCFAEKIKEELKEKRNMNLEQVLQSHGLQINQPSLLGNIVSRLSSESVTLPEAQDYLRRSVSFDKRVVMEIEKASLTTSDPSLISISSKLQGLKTCINNHLSNLSAHK; encoded by the coding sequence ATGACCACTGAGGTATATGCATATGACTACTTTGGAAATAAGGAGCAATGTGGGGCGGAAAATGACTGGGAAGTTGAAGTTGAGTGGTTAATCAAAGAGATAATCAAACCAGATCTTCcaaatataattgataaCTTCAGTATGTGTCTGGAGATGCTCCAAAGCGAGCAGGAATTTGTGATGCCGTTGAGTAATGGTAAAGAAGAGAGCAAGAATAGTGGATCTCCCATTGTAAAAGGTATAATGGTTAGGCAAGGTGAATTTATAATAGACTTTCAAGTAATGATGTCTTTTGGACAGTTTAAAAAAGGGAAACAGATAGTTGCTAAGATGAAACCGTCTCAGAAATACTTACTTGTTCAATTTAGCACCACAATcatgaaattgaaggatatattaataaaattacaaaatctACAAATGATTGAAGATATAGAGGAGTTTTACAATGTTCTAGAGAGCGCTTTAGAAGAATTGAATGATTGCATTGATACATTACAAAATCCACCTCATGGGCTTACATTCCCTGGAAATAATAATGGCCCAATCAAACAAATGTTTGATGACTATGACAATTTATTTGAGTCAACACATCATCAAATCGCACTCGACATAACGATATTCAGGAATGAATTGTGCGTAGAATTCAAAAACCTCACGAAAGTGACTAGACCACCTTGGGATCAAGTCGATTTGCGAACTGGAAAGTGTTTTGCagagaaaataaaagaggaactcaaagagaaaaggaATATGAATTTGGaacaagttcttcaaagcCACGGTTTACAAATTAACCAGCCCTCTTTATTAGGCAATATAGTTTCTCGTTTGAGTTCGGAAAGCGTTACATTACCAGAGGCTCAAGATTATCTGCGAAGGAGCGTTAGCTTTGATAAACGTGTTGTTATGGAGATAGAGAAAGCAAGCCTTACAACAAGTGATCCATCCCTAATAAGCATCAGCTCGAAATTACAAGGATTGAAAACCTGCATAAATAATCATCTTTCAAACCTTTCAGCACATAAATAA
- the SPC19 gene encoding Spc19p (CAGL0F05467g~Putative component of the spindle pole complex; gene is upregulated in azole-resistant strain), which produces MQSLEQCVNSLEAIVHQLDGSVSRLARNGEASNELCEGILKIKRVFELVPEYDVESARLALFEEVDPMVKTLGDKIEKALIRKRRELENLRQTSELNSLRLSGDLYFSETGIDNQDMDVSTDAIAIASATDAELDELRALKARRAELQELLDGR; this is translated from the coding sequence ATGCAAAGTTTAGAGCAATGTGTAAATTCCCTAGAAGCGATTGTGCATCAATTAGATGGCAGCGTAAGTCGGTTGGCTAGAAATGGAGAGGCGAGCAATGAGTTGTGTGAAGGGATActtaaaatcaaaagagTGTTTGAGCTGGTACCTGAGTATGATGTAGAGAGTGCGCGGTTAGCGCTCTTTGAAGAGGTGGACCCAATGGTGAAAACGCTCGGAGACAAAATAGAAAAGGCATTGATACGGAAGCGTAGGGAACTAGAGAATTTGAGACAAACCTCTGAGCTGAATTCATTGAGATTGAGTGGTGATCTGTATTTCAGCGAAACTGGTATTGATAATCAGGATATGGATGTAAGTACGGATGCGATTGCAATTGCATCCGCCACAGATGCAGAACTAGACGAGCTACGAGCATTAAAGGCGCGAAGAGCAGAGTTGCAAGAATTATTGGACGGTAGGTGA
- the VPS64 gene encoding Vps64p (CAGL0F05489g~Ortholog(s) have role in TOR signaling, protein targeting to vacuole, re-entry into mitotic cell cycle after pheromone arrest and endoplasmic reticulum membrane, endoplasmic reticulum-Golgi intermediate compartment localization) produces MTTDARNGGKRPMGRNRSNSRSSGSRSVMDIDELSVPTFIPSGNRKAQTAINHHELHETVTPETLVKSPGKTHILVLKSLNETFETKFLVIPYQPDGLKLGRPVASGGGKLSSAVTQIRSDNGNFDSRVLSRNHALLSCDAETGKIYIRDLKSSNGTFVNGNRIDQTNVELHVGDTIDLGTDIDTKMEHRKISAIVEDISIIPLVNGYKDTNTTNVETKTVATNLPKTIDHTIHNQQQPTLSNKSIGDNNFNLPPESAVSTVTAQRAAFEAAMFGNVLHSDLDDNILGVQTEILSGIFVNNSAGTSPNLLNTIKTLSTELALEKQETQKLTAMQNFLVNYTSKLDEIKKVMDQNNVKYLAKLQESLRQSLSETHNRVINERLDRRKKLEEGNESFKQERDKEIKEKQELLNKLKDELSAAQLNLEQEKKRTKVLMEKKSALTSKKDLLNGKTRSPSSIKSNDLSSNKVLITAAITVVVIAAVAKWKS; encoded by the coding sequence ATGACAACCGATGCACGCAATGGAGGTAAAAGACCAATGGGTAGGAACAGATCTAACTCGCGAAGCAGTGGATCTCGATCTGTAATGGATATTGATGAACTGTCAGTACCGACCTTCATTCCAAGTGGGAACCGTAAGGCACAAACAGCAATCAATCACCATGAGCTACATGAAACAGTAACACCTGAGACTTTGGTTAAATCTCCGGGCAAGACTCACATTCTAGTACTAAAGTCTCTAAATGAAACTTTTGAGACCAAATTCCTGGTTATTCCTTATCAACCAGATGGTTTAAAACTGGGCAGACCTGTGGCATCGGGCGGTGGGAAACTAAGTAGCGCTGTAACACAGATTCGTTCTGACAACGGTAATTTCGATTCGAGGgttctttcaagaaatcaCGCTTTATTGAGTTGTGATGCAGAGACTGGCAAGATATATATACGTGACCTAAAGTCAAGCAACGGCACTTTTGTTAATGGGAATAGAATTGATCAAACGAATGTGGAACTACATGTTGGAGATACAATCGATTTAGGTACAGATATCGATACCAAGATGGAACATAGGAAAATAAGTGCAATTGTTGAGgatatttcaataatacCTTTAGTAAATGGCTATAAGGATACCAATACTACCAACGTAGAGACCAAAACCGTCGCAACAAACCTACCTAAAACTATAGATCACACAATCCATAATCAACAACAGCCAACATTATCAAACAAAAGTATCGGtgataataattttaaCTTACCACCCGAGTCGGCTGTTTCTACTGTCACAGCCCAAAGAGCTGCTTTCGAAGCAGCTATGTTCGGTAATGTTCTTCATAGTGACTTAGATGATAACATTCTTGGTGTTCAAACTGAAATTTTGAGTGGaatttttgtaaataaCTCTGCCGGTACAAGCCCCAACCTATTAAATACTATAAAAACGCTTTCAACTGAGCTAGCGTTGgagaaacaagaaacaCAAAAGCTAACTGCTATGCAGAACTTCCTAGTGAACTACACTTCCAAATTAGatgaaataaagaaagtaaTGGACCAGAATAATGTGAAATATTTGGCAAAACTTCAAGAATCCCTAAGACAAAGTTTGTCTGAAACGCACAATAGAGTTATAAATGAACGTTTAGATCGCAGGAAAAAATTGGAGGAAGGAAATGAATCGTTTAAGCAAGAAAGGGATAAAGAGATTAAAGAGAAGCAGGAATTATTGAATAAGTTGAAGGATGAATTAAGTGCTGCTCAATTAAATTtagaacaagaaaaaaaacgAACCAAGGTACTCATGGAGAAGAAATCTGCTTTAACATCTAAAAAGGATTTGCTAAACGGTAAAACGAGATCTCCAAGCTCAATCAAGAGCAACGATCTATCATCAAATAAAGTCTTGATTACTGCTGCAATTACAG